The Rissa tridactyla isolate bRisTri1 chromosome 1, bRisTri1.patW.cur.20221130, whole genome shotgun sequence DNA segment TGCGCTCGGACATCTGGAGGCGCACAGCCACAGGGGGGATACGGGCGATGGTGGCAGGCAAACGGGTCACATCTGCCTTCATGTCACTCAAaagctcctccagctgcttcaGAACTGGAAGAGAAAGGGACACCTgttcagaggggaaaaaggggcaccctacagggaaaagagaagaggggaCAGCCATGCTAAACACCTATTCCCCGCccttgtttaacacctttgtgCAGCACAGCGTTGGCTGGTTTGTTCCCGGCCATCGATTCCTTGGATAGGTGCTGGTGGCTCTCAGCCAGGCATTCCACCTCTGCGAAACGCGTGTTCAGAGCCATAGACGGATGAGATGGGTCTTCTGACATGTTCAGGTAGGCAGCTCGCCGCAGCTGCTCCTCGATCACCAGCGCTTGCTCCAGGAGCTGCAAGAAGGAGCAGTAATGAGAAGTTTCAGCAGTTGCCTGAAAATCAGGTTGTTTGCAGCCCCAGGCTCTGCTGATGCAGTTCTCCACTATCAGCTATTGAGCAGCTGAACCTTCCTTCACCAGCCTCTGTTTATATTGAGTAAAGCCTAAAGAGAGCCTTTAGGGCTCCATTAAGCTAGGCCAGGTATACAAGAAAACCAGGCTACATCTAGTTTAATAGAAGACTACCATAAATCCTCTAGGATTCTCATTCCTCCTGAGATTCTTATTTTAAAGACCAAGTTGTCTGCTATTTCATTCTTTATGGAGCAAAGGGGGTGGAACTTTCTCTTTGAACCCAAGTCAGAAGTATCGCATGCTACTTATAGGAAGAGTCTAAAAGACTGTTGAGCATGTCAGGGACATTTAGAGAAATCAGTTTGGATCCTGTTACTGCAGAACTGATCAGCCGGACTACACTGAATTTTGCCCCAAGACTCAGAACTACATAGTCTTTATTTGGGTTGTCTTAAATCACTCCCAGATCTAAGCTATGGTCACTCCCAAATAGGTTGAGGCACAGGCTGAAGGCAAACCCTTTCACCAATCCATACAGCGTTTCCAAGTTCTGCTTGGGCACATGGAGTGGGTTGCAGCACACCAAGCAGAAGCTGTGATGGAAACAGCCACTTGAGCCTTAAGCCTCCTGCATACCAGTTGTTCAATAAACATTTGGAGAGAGAGCACTGAACCAAGCTCCCCAGTACTATTTCTAGCGTAAAGGAAGATCCTATCACGGAGATACTGCATGATTCTGAGATATATTGTtaatcccccccccgccccccgaatGCAAGGCGGAAGCCTTCACTTTCTTAGCAGAAACTCAGAGCAGCAAACTTTTTTCTCTAGAGTTCCATCTGTCTGAAAGGCACTTACCACACTGAAGATAAATCCTTACCTTAAACCTCCTTGCCAAGAACTTATTCTTTATTTCCAGGAAGTTACCCCTGTTCATCTCACCCTTGAAGGGTTCATTGAGGATGGCGTAACGTGGATCATTCTGAATATCCTGCCAACGGGCATAGCCATGACTGAGATGGGATGAGCTCAGGCAAACAAAGGCAGTGAGAACAAGGGAATACACAGCTCAGGCAGAAGATACTGTTCTCAAgagggggtggggaaagggggtgcagagaggggaGGAACAGGAGCCAAGGAAAAGGAATGAGAACTATGTCCTGCTAAGTCTTAACTATGCTGGCAGGAAACTCCTCCTCCCACCATCACTTTCGCTCTTGTGAAAGAAGATAAAGCACTCTCTCCCTTAACGTGCTTCCGTCAGACCCAGAACGGTCACCTTCACCATGATAAGTTTATGTACAAGGGGAGAGAACTGGTCCGTCAGGGTAAGGATACTTGATAATCCCAGCAAGGAGCCAGTAGTCATGACGCCGATGCCAGATCTCATAGGTCTTCTTTGTGACAGTTGCAGCCCGCTCTTCATTCTGCCACAGGGAGTGTAGTTCTGGAAAGGCAAGAGACACCAGAACAGTTGCAAGTTATTTCACAAATGCAAGAGGGGCACACAAACAAGTTCAAGCATATAAAGACTTCTCATACCAGTGAAGCCACCATCTGCTATGTTGAACATGAAGCGCTGCTTCACTGCCTTCTTGTGCCGTTCATCTACTGACTCTTTCAGCATCTCTCCATTCTGCAGCATCACCACATCTCTCTTATCATCATCCTTTTTCTCATCTGTACACACAGGAAATTAGAAAGAACATGGCAGACACCACAGCAAGTTGGACCCACAGGGAATCCTTGCAGGAGGGAGGTTAAGGAAGAGAATGGAGTCATCATGACTCACCTTTCTCATCCAGAGTGATTATAGGAGGTTCAGGGGGATTCTCAACAGGAGCTCTGTCTTCCACTTTCTCCACATCAGctgcaggagagaaggagaaCATGAGACGCAGGGGAACATGGCAAGTCCAAGGTTTTGTTCTTCAGCCTGTGAAACCTAATACTGATCCCCAACTCCCTGTTCGAAGCCCTGGAATAGCCCCACTGATTATCTGTATTTACACCTGTTTCTTTAGGATGAAGTGCTGAAGAAAGGAAGATGCAGCTCTaggaaaacagtatttgaaggggagggggggcttATTGCTGTTCAAGGTATTAAACAACCTCCCTAGAGATACCTTTGCTTTCTACTTCCATTGGCTCATCTGGTCTTTCCTTCACCTCCGGttcctctacttttttttcatctgcttctgtGGGGTTCACCGGGGATTTTGCTTCCTGTGGTGGTGTCTCCCCAggctgggcacactgctgagGACAGAAAGCAATAAGAAGCAAGGTAAAGCAGTGCATGGAAAGCAAAGACAGTCATAGCAGTTTGGAAAGCAGAGATGCACAAAACTGTCAGGCCAATTCTAAGGACCTGAGAATTATCTTTAAGTATCATTCCAAGAACTCGCCTCCATCTCAGCAGCCGAATGACACAGAAAAGGGGGCAGAAGACATTTGCAATTTCATGAGGCAAACAAGCAACTCACTCACCTCCATAGGGACCTCTGTTTCAGTAGCAGACGCACTGAGCTCTTTCTCTGGTTCGGATGACTCTCCTTGCTCCTTAGCACCAGCTCCTTCTTCTACTTTTACCCCTTCTTCTGTGTGttccccaccccagagcagcacagcagacaaaaacagaagagaagccaTCAGTAAGATCTTCCCCTCGCTGTTACCAAGCACACATCTCCTTTGCTCCAGAGATTAGGCCCATCACAATGGGACCAACATCACTCAAGATAAGCCCCCTTTCCTGCCCACTACAAATGCTGGGCTTTTCTTACTGATGTCAGCTCATCTGAGGAAAGACACCGGTAGTGTCCTCTCTTGCCTTTAAGGGCTTACACATGTCTTTGGCAGCCCTCCTAACGCGAGAGGCAAGTTGATCTGCGTCCACCCCCAGACCCCACCACCACAGCTCCGGTGAGGGGAACAGCTAGGATGAGGTCAGGACGCAGGACTGTACAAGAAGGGAGCTCTCACCAGGTGGAGGGACAGGGGCAGGTGTATTTGGCTGCGTATCCCCTGGTGTCGAGGGAGTTGGAGTTTTGGgagaaggtgaacttggctgtgAAAGTTTCTTGTTCTCCTCTATCTCTGCCAGTTCTGGCATACTCCAACGGCCATTTACATGCTCAAATTCCTGCACCTGcatgagagggagagaaagacatATAATTGGAGGAGTCATACAAAGCTTGTCCTCAACCAGAGGAGGAAGACCACTCAACATACAACAAAAATAGGTGTGAAAAGAGAGGTAAATCACTAGCCCAGGACTCCAGTGACTACAAGTTGTATGGAGAGCAAACGCTACATTGCTCTGCTAGGCACCTACCTTTTTGCGTATAAGTGACATGACACCAATGCGAGTAAGGACATGCTGTCGAGAAAGACCCTCCCGTGGGACCCCATCTGCAAAGGTCTCTGCACCATCAGCTCCAGGTTCACATAAATGGCGCATGAACAGCGAGACATAGGCCCTGGAGCAGTTAAGAGAAAAGCAATTAGACTATTAACTGGGTTAGCTGGAGACATGCACGATCAGACCCCTTCCAACACATAAGGGAAAAATCACCCTGAGACTCCTAACCCATAGTAACACAAGTTTTCGGGTTCCAGACTCCCTCAAGGGAGGATTTCCTGAGAGTTAGTGCATACATAAAGGACACACAGCTGACTCAGTACTGAGCCAGAAACAACCATAAGGCCAGAAAGGACTCAGTAGTCATTACGTGCTTGCCTGGCCATGCTACTCCTCTAAAAGCCTTCGCTTTTGGCAACTGATGAGTCAAGTCCAAGGAAGAGAACTAGAAATAAGCCTCTCCCAGCTTATACTTTGTTTCCCCTACAAAGAATCAACTAATACATTAAGAAAATGTAGTCTCTAAGGAAAGGCCAGAAAAGGCCCAATTCCCATTCTTCCCCAGAGCGAAAAGACGTTGCCAGTCTTCCACTCCTGCCTAATGCAGACTCACTTGAACTCTTTCTCTGACTTGCCACGGAGGTCCCGAACAAGCCACTGAGTGGTGAAGGCATCCTGAGGTGGCATTCCATAGCGCATGATCGCATTGAGAAAGGCTTTCCGCTGCCGGGCATTGAAACCCAATACCTAGAATGGAGGAAGAGACCGACAAGATACGGCAAGAGCCATACAGAAGCAGCTAGGATGCAAACACCTACCCTGTTAACTACTTACCTCAATGTTCCCTCCCACACGGGCAAGTAAGGGAGGCAGAGGCTTATCCTTATCATTTCTCAGGCCTTTGCGGCTAGGCCGACGAGCTGCTGAAGAGAGAAATGCAGCTAAGGAGAAGAGACAATGCACAGCATATTGTTGTGTGAATATTTCCCTTGCAGAACAGCACCACAAAGTGTAGAAGTCACCCAAATAGAGTCCCAGCTGTTCCCACGCTCAGAAAAAGTGACCCAGGAACTCTGGCTTCACCATAACTTACCTTCAGACCTCTCATCAAAGTCTTCGTCTCCTTCTTCGGAAGCAACAGAATAGTCTGACTGATTATCTGACTGGTCATCCTGCcagtctgaaagaaaaacagcacgTGAGCCTGAGACGCTACTCCGTTACTTCCCAGCAACATATACTTACACCCATTTCTCCCTCAGATTCCTGTGGATTTGTACCTCTATCCTCCTGCGAGCCATCATTGTAGTTAACTTGCTTGCGAATACGTTTGCCCTTGCCAAGATTCCTGGCCAGATCCTCCTGTTGCTGTTCATAATGGTGACGCAGCAGTTTCTCCCAGTAATCGGGATCCACTGACTCCTCCTGCTTAATGATCTCACGTtcaacctcctcttcctcctgccacagAGAGGTAACAAGTTTAGAGCCCTACACTCCAAATCCCAACGTGTCTGAGCAGATAAGTGCCTGCTTGCCCTTCAAAGCATCAGAGCTCAATTCAGTTGATCCTACATTGTTCAGCAGAAGATACTAGCTGACATCCACCTCATACTCACCCCCATCTCCTCTTCACGAACCACATACTGGGCCACCTTGAAGGAGCTGAGATACTCATTCATGCCCTGAAGTTCTGTATCTTCTGTTTCATCCTGGTTCCGATCCAACAGGCGCTCAATTGCTTTGTCATCATAGTGGATGACACTGCTGTCCTCACCTTCTTTGTTATCCCCTGAGGGAAGAGCACAGGCACAGTTGCTGTGTGGATCTCAAGGGACTAGGAAAGGGAATGTCACCCTAGACTTTCCTGTAGAGCTATAATGAGCACTGTGCCTACAGTCACTCTCTAATTAAGGAGCCAGACCTCCCCACCTCCTTCAGTTCTACTCCCAGGCACTCACCCCCCTCAGTAGCCTCATCCTTGAAGAGCTCTTCAGTGCCAAATTTGAGAATGTCATCAAGTTCCTGTTTGGACATGGAGCCTGTCTTGGAGCCCAACCCTGGTCTCACTACCAGATGAGTTAGCATCATtttcttcttggccacctgagtgATACGCTCCTCCACTGAGGCCCTTGTCACAAAGCGGTATATCATCACTTTCTTGTTCTGTCCAATTCTGTGTGCACGACTGAAGGCCTAGAAAAGAGATGTGCTCAGAACAGTCTAGAGCTACACAAGTAGTAGGCTGATACACCCCGCCTACCTCCACAAGTTTCCCAGTTGCCTTCATATTGGCTCTTAATATTAGCGAAGGCTGGGCCCTAGAAGAACCCTCCACTATTTCACTTCCCATCTCTACCCATCCTCACTGCTCTAATTTTGCGTATTTCTAGAGGGAAAGTCAAACATTCCTTCACTCCTCCTGATCATTTAGTTTCCCCTCTTTCCTCAGGATTACTCCATAGTGAGAGGTCTCATTCCGACTCACCTGGATATCATTGTGGGGGTTCCAGTCTGAATCATAGATAATCACAGTATCTGCTGTGGCCAAGTTGATACCAAGACCCCCAGCTCGAGttgaaagcagaaagcagaactgCTGAGCACCAGGAGCTTAGATAAAAGGAGAGAACAAAAGTAATCAAGGGAGAGTACATTACTCAAAGACTTGTATCTGACTCACATCACCTGAGGGGGGAACACCACTAATTTAAGATTCCAGGAGAGCCATAGAAGACTTGGGCCACAACAATCCCATGCTGACCACTAAGCAAGTACAAGACAgcagttttcattttgcaaagaaagTAGGAGACTCCATACCATTGAAGCGGTCAATAGCCTCCTGACGCATGTTCCCTGTGATTCCTCCGTCAATCCGCTCATATTTGTACCCTTCGTGTTCCAAAAAGTCTTCTAGAAGGTCCAACATTTTAGTCATCTGCATATCAGAAAAACATCAAAGAGTGAGGGACAAGGGAATACCAGATCAACAGGctcctttttcagaaaaaaaaaaaccaaacaaaaacctcccAGCCTTAAGGTTTTTCCCCATATACCTGAGAGAATATGAGCACCCTGTGACCTCCTTCCTTAAGGTTCTTTAACAtcttctggagcagcagcagctttccagaGGCTCGAATAAGAGCACTACCATCGTACATGCCATTTGGCATTTTTGGAGCTTcctgagaagagaaaagaaagggagtAAGGGGTGGagtagaggaagaaaacagcttgaAGGGATGTACTTGGTCTTTAGTCCCTAGCTGTCTTCATCAGATGCTGACTCACGTCCGATCATTTAGCTTGGCACAACCACAACGTGTAGCACTAGTTATATGAAACATCAGTGCTACCCTGTGCCTATTCTCTTGCAATTTGACTCCTAAGATGCCCTCCTCTTTCTTATTGACTTAGCCCCTACTCTCACTGTCTTCACCACCTTGCATGAGTCATAACTCCCTACCTGCCATACAAagatactggaaaagaaaaggccttCCAGCGTGTTGGGTCTACATAAAGACAGGAtgcaaaaaaacagaaaaaagcagaaagaaaggaaggggaacCCCTAGGTGCCCCACTAGAGAGCTAACTAGCTCCCTGATAACAGCCATCAGGGAATTTGCTTATACAAAATAAGTGACTGGACATACCATAGCAGCCACAGGAAAGAGGTAGGGGTGGTTACAGCACTTCTTCAGATCCATAACAACATTGAGCAAGGAGACTTGGTTACCACCACCCCGTGCATTTAGTGCCTCAAAGTTTCTTGTCAAAATGTATTTATAGtatttcctgaaaagaaagaaaaccaagcaaCTCAGACACCCATCATGAGAACGATTAATGTACTCTCTTGCTAAACTCTGCAGAGCTCCTGGCATTACCAGCCAGCTACCTAGGCTTTGCCAGTGGCATTCACTATCTCTTTATCCCTTACATCAGAGCACAGGATTAGTCCTCCCTCTGCTACAGTGGCAGCAGTAAATCTTCCTCCTATCCACTGTGTGGAAAGCCCTAAAGCAAGGATGAGGCCATTTCAGCATACTCTTTGGAAGACCAGAACAGAGCAACAGTAGTTCAACAGCAGGTGCTCTCTTCATCCTCACACTTACTTCTGCATGGGGCTCAACTCCACTCTGACAATGAGTTCAGTCTTAGATGGCATGTTCTTGAAAACATCAGCTTTGAGACGCCTCAGCATGTGTGGGCCCAGCATGTCATGCAGCTTCTTGATCTGATCTTCCTTGGCAATATCTGCAAACTCTTCTAGGAAGCCCTCCAAGTTACTGCAGAGAAACAGACACTCAGCAAAAGCCAcaaagagggggggggaaaaaaaaaaaaaaaaaaaaagagtgacaaGGCAGGCATGCTGACTTGCATTGCAACACATACTGGAATCTCTCTGGCGTCAGGAAGTTCAGCAGGTGGAACAGTTCTTCCAGGTTGTTCTGCAGGGGAGTTCCTGTAAGCAGCAGCTTGTGCTGGAGGGAGTAACCGTTCAGCACGCGGAAGAactgggaagcagagagcagggaaGAAACGGTGAGGAAAAACACCCTaacaaaccaaactaaaacacaTGAACATATAAAAGGCTTATTAAGTCACAGgcctaaaaaaataatttctcctagAAAAAGAGTTGACACCAAGCTAGCGTGCAATTTAGATCACATCAGCTGTTTGGACAAGAGCTCCAAGTAGTTCACATTCCAGTCAGGGTCACTAGACTGATCTCATTACATCATTGTTCTGCATAGCTAAAACACGACTGCAGCAAATTGTACAAGCCATCAGGTGCTGGTACGTTTCCTTTGCTCTTTTAAGTTACAAGCTCTTTCAGACCACCAATCATTTCCAGACTGCTATACTATGTACTTTTTCGTGCTAAATTAGTGTTCCACGCCCTTACAACTACTCTGCCTTGAGAATTCTGGAAATAGAGAAGTCACTCTTCCTATTCATGTCAATCTTGGCAATGTTCCAGAGCTCTGaacaagcagaggagaaaaagagtaaGGGTTTGCCAATGCGTCTTTAAGGTAATTTGTGCTGGTTTTCACAACAATGAAGTAATTCCAGACAGAGGTAGCGAGCAGTTAAAGTACTGAACTGAAAAGCATAAGCGTACCATGTTCACCAGCACAAATTGCCAATAAAGCAGTAATTTATTTATGAGCTTGGccatttctttgcttattttacaCTTAGCATGATACAAGGTCAAACTTAATGAAAGCAGCTT contains these protein-coding regions:
- the CHD4 gene encoding chromodomain-helicase-DNA-binding protein 4 isoform X11, with amino-acid sequence MASGIGSPSPCSGGSDDDEMEILLNNAIPQHPEPEEEPEEELLSEADTPKIKKKKKPKKLKEPKVPKLSKRQKKELGDSSGEGNEFVEEEEEVLRSDSEGSDYTPGKKKKKKLGPKKEKKNKAKRKEEEEEEEEDDDSKEPKSSAQLLEDWGMEDIDHIFTEEDYRTLTNYKAFSQFVRPLIAAKNPKIAVSKMMMVLGAKWREFSTNNPFKGSSGASVAAAAAAAVAVVESMVTNVDAVLPQPPVDVPLRKAKTKEGKGPNARRKPKASPRIPDIKKPKTKKVAPLKIKLGGFGSKRKRSSSEDDDLDVESDFDDASINSYSVSDGSTSRSSRSRKKLKAGKKKKKGEEDSTVAVDGYETDHQDYCEVCQQGGEIILCDTCPRAYHMVCLDPDMEKAPEGKWSCPHCEKEGIQWEAKEDNSEGEEILEDVVGDAEEEDDHHMEFCRVCKDGGELLCCDACPSSYHIHCLNPPLPEIPNGEWLCPRCTCPALKGKVQKILIWKWGQPPVGPPPPRPPDADPNAPPPKPLEGRPERQFFVKWQGMSYWHCSWVSELQLELHCQVMFRNYQRKNDMDEPPSGDFGGEEEKSRKRKNKDPKYAEMEERFYRYGIKPEWMMIHRILNHSVDKKGNVHYLIKWRDLPYDQASWESEDVDIQDYDLYKQAYWNHRELMRGEEGRPGKKLKKVKMRKLERPPETPTVDPTVKYDRQPEYLDVTGGTLHPYQLEGLNWLRFSWAQGTDTILADEMGLGKTVQTAVFLYSLYKEGHSKGPFLVSAPLSTIINWEREFEMWAPDMYVVTYVGDKDSRAIIRENEFTFEDNAIRGGKKASRMKKEAAVKFHVLLTSYELITIDMAILGSIDWACLIVDEAHRLKNNQSKFFRVLNGYSLQHKLLLTGTPLQNNLEELFHLLNFLTPERFHNLEGFLEEFADIAKEDQIKKLHDMLGPHMLRRLKADVFKNMPSKTELIVRVELSPMQKKYYKYILTRNFEALNARGGGNQVSLLNVVMDLKKCCNHPYLFPVAAMEAPKMPNGMYDGSALIRASGKLLLLQKMLKNLKEGGHRVLIFSQMTKMLDLLEDFLEHEGYKYERIDGGITGNMRQEAIDRFNAPGAQQFCFLLSTRAGGLGINLATADTVIIYDSDWNPHNDIQAFSRAHRIGQNKKVMIYRFVTRASVEERITQVAKKKMMLTHLVVRPGLGSKTGSMSKQELDDILKFGTEELFKDEATEGGDNKEGEDSSVIHYDDKAIERLLDRNQDETEDTELQGMNEYLSSFKVAQYVVREEEMGEEEEVEREIIKQEESVDPDYWEKLLRHHYEQQQEDLARNLGKGKRIRKQVNYNDGSQEDRDWQDDQSDNQSDYSVASEEGDEDFDERSEARRPSRKGLRNDKDKPLPPLLARVGGNIEVLGFNARQRKAFLNAIMRYGMPPQDAFTTQWLVRDLRGKSEKEFKAYVSLFMRHLCEPGADGAETFADGVPREGLSRQHVLTRIGVMSLIRKKVQEFEHVNGRWSMPELAEIEENKKLSQPSSPSPKTPTPSTPGDTQPNTPAPVPPPEEGVKVEEGAGAKEQGESSEPEKELSASATETEVPMEQCAQPGETPPQEAKSPVNPTEADEKKVEEPEVKERPDEPMEVESKADVEKVEDRAPVENPPEPPIITLDEKDEKKDDDKRDVVMLQNGEMLKESVDERHKKAVKQRFMFNIADGGFTELHSLWQNEERAATVTKKTYEIWHRRHDYWLLAGIINHGYARWQDIQNDPRYAILNEPFKGEMNRGNFLEIKNKFLARRFKLLEQALVIEEQLRRAAYLNMSEDPSHPSMALNTRFAEVECLAESHQHLSKESMAGNKPANAVLHKVLKQLEELLSDMKADVTRLPATIARIPPVAVRLQMSERNILSRLANRSSEPPPPPPPQQVRTLSDHLLLPPTGGPAAVSPWPSAVDLSAKLK
- the CHD4 gene encoding chromodomain-helicase-DNA-binding protein 4 isoform X10, with the protein product MASGIGSPSPCSGGSDDDEMEILLNNAIPQHPEPEEEPEEELLSEADTPKIKKKKKPKKLKEPKVPKLSKRQKKELGDSSGEGNEFVEEEEEVLRSDSEGSDYTPGKKKKKKLGPKKEKKNKAKRKEEEEEEEEDDDSKEPKSSAQLLEDWGMEDIDHIFTEEDYRTLTNYKAFSQFVRPLIAAKNPKIAVSKMMMVLGAKWREFSTNNPFKGSSGASVAAAAAAAVAVVESMVTNVDAVLPQPPVDVPLRKAKTKEGKGPNARRKPKASPRIPDIKKPKTKKVAPLKIKLGGFGSKRKRSSSEDDDLDVESDFDDASINSYSVSDGSTSRSSRSRKKLKAGKKKKKGEEDSTVAVDGYETDHQDYCEVCQQGGEIILCDTCPRAYHMVCLDPDMEKAPEGKWSCPHCEKEGIQWEAKEDNSEGEEILEDVVGDAEEEDDHHMEFCRVCKDGGELLCCDACPSSYHIHCLNPPLPEIPNGEWLCPRCTCPALKGKVQKILIWKWGQPPVGPPPPRPPDADPNAPPPKPLEGRPERQFFVKWQGMSYWHCSWVSELQLELHCQVMFRNYQRKNDMDEPPSGDFGGEEEKSRKRKNKDPKYAEMEERFYRYGIKPEWMMIHRILNHSVDKKGNVHYLIKWRDLPYDQASWESEDVDIQDYDLYKQAYWNHRELMRGEEGRPGKKLKKVKMRKLERPPETPTVDPTVKYDRQPEYLDVTGGTLHPYQLEGLNWLRFSWAQGTDTILADEMGLGKTVQTAVFLYSLYKEGHSKGPFLVSAPLSTIINWEREFEMWAPDMYVVTYVGDKDSRAIIRENEFTFEDNAIRGGKKASRMKKEAAVKFHVLLTSYELITIDMAILGSIDWACLIVDEAHRLKNNQSKFFRVLNGYSLQHKLLLTGTPLQNNLEELFHLLNFLTPERFHNLEGFLEEFADIAKEDQIKKLHDMLGPHMLRRLKADVFKNMPSKTELIVRVELSPMQKKYYKYILTRNFEALNARGGGNQVSLLNVVMDLKKCCNHPYLFPVAAMEAPKMPNGMYDGSALIRASGKLLLLQKMLKNLKEGGHRVLIFSQMTKMLDLLEDFLEHEGYKYERIDGGITGNMRQEAIDRFNAPGAQQFCFLLSTRAGGLGINLATADTVIIYDSDWNPHNDIQAFSRAHRIGQNKKVMIYRFVTRASVEERITQVAKKKMMLTHLVVRPGLGSKTGSMSKQELDDILKFGTEELFKDEATEGGDNKEGEDSSVIHYDDKAIERLLDRNQDETEDTELQGMNEYLSSFKVAQYVVREEEMGEEEEVEREIIKQEESVDPDYWEKLLRHHYEQQQEDLARNLGKGKRIRKQVNYNDGSQEDRDWQDDQSDNQSDYSVASEEGDEDFDERSEAARRPSRKGLRNDKDKPLPPLLARVGGNIEVLGFNARQRKAFLNAIMRYGMPPQDAFTTQWLVRDLRGKSEKEFKAYVSLFMRHLCEPGADGAETFADGVPREGLSRQHVLTRIGVMSLIRKKVQEFEHVNGRWSMPELAEIEENKKLSQPSSPSPKTPTPSTPGDTQPNTPAPVPPPEEGVKVEEGAGAKEQGESSEPEKELSASATETEVPMECAQPGETPPQEAKSPVNPTEADEKKVEEPEVKERPDEPMEVESKADVEKVEDRAPVENPPEPPIITLDEKDEKKDDDKRDVVMLQNGEMLKESVDERHKKAVKQRFMFNIADGGFTELHSLWQNEERAATVTKKTYEIWHRRHDYWLLAGIINHGYARWQDIQNDPRYAILNEPFKGEMNRGNFLEIKNKFLARRFKLLEQALVIEEQLRRAAYLNMSEDPSHPSMALNTRFAEVECLAESHQHLSKESMAGNKPANAVLHKVLKQLEELLSDMKADVTRLPATIARIPPVAVRLQMSERNILSRLANRSSEPPPPPPPQQVRTLSDHLLLPPTGGPAAVSPWPSAVDLSAKLK
- the CHD4 gene encoding chromodomain-helicase-DNA-binding protein 4 isoform X9, with the protein product MASGIGSPSPCSGGSDDDEMEILLNNAIPQHPEPEEEPEEELLSEADTPKIKKKKKPKKLKEPKVPKLSKRQKKELGDSSGEGNEFVEEEEEVLRSDSEGSDYTPGKKKKKKLGPKKEKKNKAKRKEEEEEEEEDDDSKEPKSSAQLLEDWGMEDIDHIFTEEDYRTLTNYKAFSQFVRPLIAAKNPKIAVSKMMMVLGAKWREFSTNNPFKGSSGASVAAAAAAAVAVVESMVTNVDAVLPQPPVDVPLRKAKTKEGKGPNARRKPKASPRIPDIKKPKTKKVAPLKIKLGGFGSKRKRSSSEDDDLDVESDFDDASINSYSVSDGSTSRSSRSRKKLKAGKKKKKGEEDSTVAVDGYETDHQDYCEVCQQGGEIILCDTCPRAYHMVCLDPDMEKAPEGKWSCPHCEKEGIQWEAKEDNSEGEEILEDVVGDAEEEDDHHMEFCRVCKDGGELLCCDACPSSYHIHCLNPPLPEIPNGEWLCPRCTCPALKGKVQKILIWKWGQPPVGPPPPRPPDADPNAPPPKPLEGRPERQFFVKWQGMSYWHCSWVSELQLELHCQVMFRNYQRKNDMDEPPSGDFGGEEEKSRKRKNKDPKYAEMEERFYRYGIKPEWMMIHRILNHSVDKKGNVHYLIKWRDLPYDQASWESEDVDIQDYDLYKQAYWNHRELMRGEEGRPGKKLKKVKMRKLERPPETPTVDPTVKYDRQPEYLDVTGGTLHPYQLEGLNWLRFSWAQGTDTILADEMGLGKTVQTAVFLYSLYKEGHSKGPFLVSAPLSTIINWEREFEMWAPDMYVVTYVGDKDSRAIIRENEFTFEDNAIRGGKKASRMKKEAAVKFHVLLTSYELITIDMAILGSIDWACLIVDEAHRLKNNQSKFFRVLNGYSLQHKLLLTGTPLQNNLEELFHLLNFLTPERFHNLEGFLEEFADIAKEDQIKKLHDMLGPHMLRRLKADVFKNMPSKTELIVRVELSPMQKKYYKYILTRNFEALNARGGGNQVSLLNVVMDLKKCCNHPYLFPVAAMEAPKMPNGMYDGSALIRASGKLLLLQKMLKNLKEGGHRVLIFSQMTKMLDLLEDFLEHEGYKYERIDGGITGNMRQEAIDRFNAPGAQQFCFLLSTRAGGLGINLATADTVIIYDSDWNPHNDIQAFSRAHRIGQNKKVMIYRFVTRASVEERITQVAKKKMMLTHLVVRPGLGSKTGSMSKQELDDILKFGTEELFKDEATEGGDNKEGEDSSVIHYDDKAIERLLDRNQDETEDTELQGMNEYLSSFKVAQYVVREEEMGEEEEVEREIIKQEESVDPDYWEKLLRHHYEQQQEDLARNLGKGKRIRKQVNYNDGSQEDRDWQDDQSDNQSDYSVASEEGDEDFDERSEAARRPSRKGLRNDKDKPLPPLLARVGGNIEVLGFNARQRKAFLNAIMRYGMPPQDAFTTQWLVRDLRGKSEKEFKAYVSLFMRHLCEPGADGAETFADGVPREGLSRQHVLTRIGVMSLIRKKVQEFEHVNGRWSMPELAEIEENKKLSQPSSPSPKTPTPSTPGDTQPNTPAPVPPPEEGVKVEEGAGAKEQGESSEPEKELSASATETEVPMEQCAQPGETPPQEAKSPVNPTEADEKKVEEPEVKERPDEPMEVESKADVEKVEDRAPVENPPEPPIITLDEKDEKKDDDKRDVVMLQNGEMLKESVDERHKKAVKQRFMFNIADGGFTELHSLWQNEERAATVTKKTYEIWHRRHDYWLLAGIINHGYARWQDIQNDPRYAILNEPFKGEMNRGNFLEIKNKFLARRFKLLEQALVIEEQLRRAAYLNMSEDPSHPSMALNTRFAEVECLAESHQHLSKESMAGNKPANAVLHKVLKQLEELLSDMKADVTRLPATIARIPPVAVRLQMSERNILSRLANRSSEPPPPPPPQQVRTLSDHLLLPPTGGPAAVSPWPSAVDLSAKLK